ACCGTGCTGTCAGGTTCGGGAACGGAAACCTCTGCTGTCTCGCGGCGCGACTGCCAATAGCGCAGGTCGCGCGACACCGTCGCAATGCGCTCGCGGTCGGCATCGGCCTCGGCCTTTGCCAGATCTTCGCGCAGGCTGGCGAGCAGGGTTTCGATATGGGCGAAACCCTGCTCGGTGACCAGGTTTCGCGACGCGCTGACCGGCCGCTCGCCAATGTCGGCGATTACGTTTTCGCTATCGTCTTCGCGGGTAAAAGCTCTGCTCATCAACCGAACCTAGGTGTTCGCTGCATGGATAACAAGCCAGCCAGGCTGACCCGCTCATTGCGCCCTCAGCCGAATGCAGCAGTGGGCCGAAGCGACGCAACTTCGATGCCGTTCCAGTTTTTGAGCACAGGATTGGCAGCCTTGATCATGCGACCCGACAGAGCTTCGTCACGTGCCAAAAGCCTGGCAAGGACCGCCGCGATCATGACCTCGGCCGCCCTGCCCGCGCCATCGTCGCATTTCAACGCGATGCCGAGCCCAAGCTCGGGAACGGCCGCGCAAAACACGCCTTCGGCGCCAACCTTGACGAAGATGCGTCCGGGTGCAGTCTGCATCAACTCCGTATCGGCCCTGTCGGTTCCAGCCACCAGAAAAGGTTCAGTCATGCAGGCCGACATCAATCGGCGCGCCGCCTGTGCCCTTTCGGTGCCGAGGCCATTGCCGGTGACCATGCGCGCGAACCCCAAAGCAAGGTTTTGCAGCGGTACGGCAAAAGTCGGGATCGAACAGCCATCGATGCCGCGATTGGCCTCGTCGTGCCGGGCCCCTGTCACCGCTTCCATCGTCTCCCGGACCATTTCCTGAAAACGATGCTCGGGCCTGACATAGCCCTGATGCGCAATGCCGAGATGGCGGCAGGTGCAGACGAAGGCCGAATGCTTGCCCGAGCAATTGTTGTGCAGCGCGCTTGGCGATCCGCCACTGCGCGCCAGCGCAATCGTGGCGCCGTGGTTGGAAGGCCAATGCGCGCCACATTCGAGCGCGTCGGCCTCGAGGCCTGCCCTGGCGAGCATGGCGTTGGCAAGCTCTGCATGAGCGACCTCGCCTGAATGCGAGGAGCAGGCCAGCGCGAGTTCACGGTCGCCGAAGCCATACGCATCGGCCGTGCCGCTTTCGACGAAAGGCAGCGCCTGGATCGCCTTGACCGCCGAGCGTGGGAACACCTGTTGCTGCGTGTCGCCTGTGGCCCAGACCTGCTTGCCATCGCCGTCGACGACAGCGACCGCGCCGCGATGCACGCTTTCAACGAGGTCGCCGCGCAGCACCTCGACAAGAACCGGATTTGCCATTTTCAACGAGCCTTCATGCGCTTGCGGATGATTTTTGCAGGGGCATGCTGCTTGCCAACAAGCCGTGCAGCATCATGCCCTGTCACCCGATAGCGCGGCGGCGAGGAATCCGCCATCCACCGCAAGAGTATGACCGTTGACATAACTCGCTTCCGGGGAAAGCAGGAAGGCGACAGCGGCGGCGATCTCCTCGGGCTCGGCATAACGCCCCTGCGGCATCAGGCGTGGCGCAAGCCCGCCGCCATTGCCATCCGCCTCGATCTCGGTAGGCCCGGCAGCGACGGCATTGACCCGAACGCCGCGATTGCCGACCTCCAGCGCCAGCACTTCCGACATCAATTTCAGCCCGGCCTGCGAGGCGGCGATGGCGAGCCTGCCGCGATGCGCGCGCAGGCCGGCGACCGAGCCGACATTGACGATGGACAAGGAAGCCCCCATCCGTTCGAGCGCGGCATGGGCCGCGATGAACGGCCCGACCAGATTGATGTCGAGCGCTTCGCGCAACATTTCAGCGCTGGTATCCTCGGCACTTGCACAACGGTCGAAGCTGGCCACCGCGACCAGTCCGCCGACGAGGCCGAGGCTGTCGACCACCTGGTCGAACGCTTCGGCGACATTGTCCTCGTCGGTCGGATCGGCCTCGATGAAGACGACATCGTCATTGTCGATGGCGTCTGCTGCAGCGGCAAGGGCCGCCGCATCGCCATCGATCATTGCCACCGGCCAGCCATCGGCAACCAGGCGCTCGGCCACCGCAAGGCCGATGCCCGACGCACCGCCGATGACAACGGCCGAATGCCTCATCTGATGCGATCCAGGATCGACACGTAGTTGGCGACCGCGGCACCACCCATGTTGAAGATGCCGCCGAGCTTGGCATCCTTGACCTGGATGCCGCCGGCCTCGCCGGCGAGCTGCATGGCGGTCAGAACGTGCATCGACACGCCGGTCGCACCGATGGGGTGCCCTTTCGACTTGAGGCCGCCGGAGGGATTGACCGGCAGGCGCCCGTCCTTGGCGGTGATGCCTTCCATGGCGATACGGGCACCCTCGCCGCGCGGCGCAAGGCCCATGGCCTCATATTCGATCAGCTCGGCGATGGTGAAGCAGTCATGGGTCTCGACGAAGGACAGGTCGTCGAGCGAAACGCCGGCCTGCTTCAGCGCCTTGTTCCAGGCCACCTCGCAGCCTTCGAACTGCAGGATGTCGCGCTTCGACATCGGCAGGAAGTCCTGCACATGCTCGTTGGCACGGAAGGCAACGGCGCGGCGCATGCGCAATGCGGTGGTGCTGTCGGTCAGGACGAGTGCCGCAGCCCCATCCGAAACCAGCGAGCAGTCGGTGCGCTTGAGCGGTCCAGCGACAAACGGGTTCTTCTCGCTCTCCTGGCGGCAGAAGTCGAAGCCGAAATCCTTGCGCATCTGGGCATAGGGATTGTCGACGCCATTCTTGTGGTTCTTGGCAGCAATCATCGCCAATGCGTCCGACTGGTCGCCATAGCGCTGGAAATAGGCCTGGGCGATCTTGCCGAACACGCCGGCGAAGCCTGCCGGGGTGTCCCCGTCCTCGGGCAGATAGGATGCCTTGAGCAGGTTCTTGCCGATTTCGGGCCCGGGCGTCGTCGTCATCTGCTCGGCGCCGACCACGAGCACGATCCGCGACCCGCCGTTTACGGCGCGGATGCCTTGCCGCACCGCTGCCGATCCCGTGGCGCAGGCGTTTTCGACCCGTGTCGCCGGCTTGAAGCGCAGACGGTCGTCGGCCTGCAGGACGAGGCTTGCGGTGAAATCCTGGGCGGAGAAGCCGGCATTGAAATGGCCGAGCACGATCTCATCGACGTCGTCCGGCCCTATGCCGGCATGCTCGAGCGCGTCGCGCGCAACCTTGGTGATCAGGCTTTCCAGCGTTTCGCCTTCAAGCTTGCCGAAGCGCGAATGCGCCCAGCCCACGATGCATGCGGTCATCAATGCCTCCAATCGCAGGGCGCATGTTGCGCCATTTCAGGGGTGAATCCAACGCCCCCATTAAGTTCAATATTGAACAAATCTCGGCGGGTTTCAATGTCGTTTCGACGTCGGAAATGGGGTATCAGGCGGCGGAGTTTTTATTGATTGATGAGTCAATTAAAAATAATCTGAGCCTCGGAGGTTGGTTGAATGCCCAAGGTCGGAATGGAGCCGCTGCGCCGCAAGGCGCTGATCGACGCGACGATCTCTGCGATCGGCGAGCACGGCACGCTCGACGTGACGATGTCGGAGATCGCCGGCCGCGCCGGCGTCTCATCCGCGCTGGCCCATCATTATTTCGGTGCCAAGGACGAACTGCTCGCCGCCACCATGCGGCACCTTCTGTCCGAGCTGCTGATCGACACGACCACGGCACTGCGTCAGTCAGAGACAGCCCGCGCCCGGGTCTCGGCCGTCATCTCGGTCAACTTCTCCGACAAGCAGTTCCGATCGGAAACGATCGCTGCCTGGCTCGCCTTTTATGTCGAGGCGCAGAAGTCACCGGCGCTGCGTCGCCTGCTGCGCGTCTACGCCCATCGCCTGCATTCGAACCTGATGAGCGGCCTGACGCAGTTGCTGCCGCATCCTGAGGCCGGGCGCGTCGCCGAAGCGACAGCCGCGCTGATCGACGGGCTCTACATTCGCCGGGCGTTGCGCGACGGCATCCCCAATGCTGCCTCGGCCATCGCGCTGGTCGAGGATTATCTCGAGTCCAAACTCTCGCAGACGGGACCTGCACGATGACCGGGAAGCCCAACATCCTCATCGTCATGGTCGACCAATTGGCCGGCACGTTTTTCCCCGACGGCCCGGCCGACTTCCTGCACGCCCCGCATCTCAAGGCGCTGGCCGCACGCTCGGCCCGGTTCAAGAACAACTACACGGCGTCGCCGCTCTGCGCGCCGGGGCGGGCCGCCTTCATGTCCGGGCAGTTGCCATCGCGTACCGGCGTCTATGACAACGCCGCCGAGTTCACCTCGTCGGTTCCGACCTTCGCGCATCACCTGCGCGCCGCCGGCTACCACACCGTATTGTCGGGCAAGATGCACTTCGTCGGGCCGGACCAGATGCATGGTTTCGAGGAGCGGCTTACGACCGACATCTATCCGGCCGATTTCGGCTGGACGCCCGACTACCGCAAGCCCGGCGAACGCATCGACTGGTGGTACCACAACCTCGGCTCTGTCACCGGCGCAGGGACGGCCGAGATCAGCAACCAGATGGAGTATGACGACGAGGTCGCCTTCCTGGCAGGCCAGAAGCTCTACGACTTCGCCCGTGTCTCCGATCAGGCCGACCGCCGGTCCTGGTGCCTGACCGTCTCATTCACCCACCCGCACGACCCCTATGTGGCGCGCCGCCAGTATTGGGACCTCTACGACGACTGCCCTGCACTCGACCCCGAAGTCGGCTTCATTTCGGCCGAACGGCAGGACCCGCATTCGCAGCGCCTGTATCTCGCCAGCGACTATGCCAGTTTCGACATCACGCCCGAGCAGGTGCGCCGATCGCGTCGCGGCTACTTCGCCAACATCTCCTACATCGACGACAAGCTCGGCGAGCTGCTGTCGGTGCTCGAACGCACGCGCATGCTCGACGACACGGTCATCCTGTTCTGTTCCGACCATGGCGATATGCTCGGCGAGCGTGGCCTGTGGTTCAAGATGTGCTTCTACGAGGGCTCGGCGCGCGTCCCCCTGATGGTCGCGGGCAAGGCCCTGTCGGCGGGCCTGATCGAGGCGCCGACCTCCAATCTCGATGTGCTGCCGACGCTGTGCGACCTCGCCGGTATCGACCTCTCTGATATCGCGCCCTGGACCGACGGCCAGTCGCTGCTGCCGCTGGCGCGTGGTGAACAACGCTCTGCCCCGGTGCTCATGGAATACGCCGCCGAAGGCTCCTATGCGCCGCTTGTCGCCATCCGCGACGGCCGCTTCAAGTTCGTCCACTGCGAGATCGATCCGCCACAACTGTTTGATCTGGAATCGGATCCCCGCGAGCTCCGCAACCTCGCCACGGACCCTGCTCACGCCGACCTGGTCGTCAGCTTCATGGCCAGGGTCCGCGCCCGCTGGGACATGGCCGGCTTCGACGCTGCCGTGCGCGAAAGCCAGGCCCGCCGCTGGGTCATCTATCCCGCCCTGCGCAACGGCGCCTACTACCCGTGGGATTTCCAGCCGCTGCAAAAAGCGTCCGAGCGCTACATGCGCAACCACATGGATCTCAACGTGCTCGAAGAGCGCAAGCGTTTCCCGAGAGGCGAATGATGACCACTCTTGTTCCAGGCCTCGACCGGCTGCGCGAGGCCTATGCCGAGACGTCGCAGGCGACGCAACTCACGCCGCTGCTCGAATCCGCCGTGCTCGCCCGTGAGACCGGTGCAGCGCGTGTGTTCGTCAAGGCAGAGTCGCTGCAATGGTCCGGCTCGTTCAAGGCACGCGGCGCCTATTGGCGGCTGAAACAGCTTTCATCGCATGAAGCCAAACGCGGCGTGGTCGCCTTCTCATCAGGCAACTTCGCCCAGGGTCTCGCCGCGGCCGGCCAGTCGCTCGGCATTCCCGTCACCATCGTCATGCCCATCGACGCGCCCGCCGCCAAGCGCGAGGCGACCAAGGGCTATGGCGCGCGCGTCGTCCTCACCGACCATGGCGACCGCGCCCGCGAAGAGGTCGCTGCCGCCAAGGCGCGCGAGATCTCCGAGACCGAAGGGCTGGTCCTGCTCCACCCGTTCGACGATCCCGAGATCGTCGCCGGCCAGGCCGGCGCCGGCCTCGAAGCGCTCGACCAACTGGCGTCAAAGGGTGTTACGGCCGACATCGTGCTCTGCCCCGTCGGCGGCGGCGGGCTGATCGGCGGCGTGGCTTTGGCCTTCCATCACCTTTCGCCGTCGACCGAAGTGTTTGCCGTGGAGCCCGAAGGCTTCAACGGCCTGGGCGCGTCGCTTGCCAATGGCACGCTATCTGCCGTGCCGCTGGCGGAGAAATCGATCTGCGACGGGCTGATGGCGCGCCGGCCGGGCGAAGCGCCCTTTGCCGCCATCACGACCACCAATGTTCGCGCGCTGACCGTCGACGACGCATCCGTCCGCCGCGCGATGACCACGGCCTTCGAGCGGCTGAAGCTCGTGCTCGAGCCATCGGGCGCCTCGTCGCTGGCGGCACTTCTGGGAGGAAAGGTCGACGTGGCCGGCAAGACCGTGCTCGTCGTCGCAACCGGCGGCAACGTCTCGCTCGCCGACTTTTTGGTTCATGTGAACAATGCTTGAAGCAGATTTCGTAATCGTCGGCTCCGGCTCCGCCGGCTCGGCCATGGCCTACCGCCTGTCGGGGGACGGCAAGCACTCCGTCATCGTCATCGAATATGGCGGCACCGATTTCGGGCCGCTGATCCAGATGCCGTCGGCGCTGTCGATCCCGCTCAACATGAGCCGCTACGACTGGGGCTTTTCCAGCGAGCCCGAACCGCATCTCGGCGGCCGTGTTCTCGCCACCCCGCGCGGCAAAGTACTCGGCGGCTCGTCCTCGATCAACGGCATGGTCTATGTCCGCGGCCATGCGCATGATTTCGACCATTGGGCCGAGCAGGGCGCCACCGGCTGGGGTTATGCCGACGTGCTGCCCTACTTCAAGCGCATGGAGCATTCGAACGGCGGCGAGGAAGGCTGGCGCGGCACATCGGGTCCGCTCAACGTGCAGCGCGGCCCGCGCAAGAACCCGCTCTACCAGGCATTCGTCGACGCCGGCAGGCAGGCCGGTTTCGAGCTGACCGAAGACTATAACGGGTCTAAGCAGGAAGGCTTTGGCGCCATGGAGCAGACGATCCATGGCGGGCGCCGCTGGTCGGTCGCCAACGCCTATCTCAGGCCGGCGCTGAAACGCGGAAATGTTCGCATCGTCAATGGCTTCGCGCGCCGCGTAGTGATCGAGAATCAACGTGCGACCGGTGTCGAGATCGAAGCTCGCGGGAAGATCCAGGTCGTTAAGGCACGACGTGAGGTGATCGTCTCAGCCTCGTCGATCAATTCGCCGAAGCTGTTGATGCTGTCGGGCATCGGCCCGGCCGAGCACCTGAAGAAGCACGGCATATCAGTCGTCGCCGACAGGCGCGGCGTCGGCCAGAATCTCCAGGACCACATGGAGCTCTACATCCAGCAGGAATCGACCCAGCCGATCACCCTGCACTCGGTCTTCAACCCGTTCTCCAAGGCGCTGATCGGCGCGGAGTGGCTGCTGTTCAAGACCGGCCTCGGCGCGACCAACCATTTCGAGGCCGCAGCCTTCGTGCGCTCGAAATCAGGCGTCGACTATCCCGACATCCAGTTCCACTTCCTGCCGGCAGCCGTTCGCTACGACGGCAAGGCGGCGGCGAAGTCGCACGGCTTCCAGGCCCATGTCGGTCCGATGCGGTCGAAGTCGCGCGGCGCGATCACCCTTCGCTCCGGCGACCCGTGGGACAAGCCGGAGATCCGTTTCAACTACATGTCGCATCCCGACGATTGGGAAGACTTCCGCCACTGCATCCGCTTGACCCGCGAGATCTTCAGCCAGTCCGCCTTCGATCCGTTCCGCGGCAGCGAGATTTCGCCCGGCAGCCATGTGCAATCCGACGAACAGCTCGACGCCTTCATCCGCGAGCATTCCGAAAGCGCCTACCATCCCTGCGGCACCTGCCGCATGGGCCGTGCCGACGATCCGACCAGCGTTGTCGATCCGGAGTGCCGGGTGATCGGCGTCGACGGCCTGCGCGTCGCCGACTCCTCGATCTTCCCGCGCGTCACCAACGGCAACCTCAACGGCCCGTCGATCATGACCGGTGAAAAGGCGTCCGACCACATATTGGGGCGGACACCGCTCGCGCCGTCGAACCAGGAGCCGTGGATCAATCCGCGCTGGCAGGTCTCCGACAGATAGAGCGTCGTGCGTCGGAATGGACGCACGAGGGACGCTCTAACTCAATGAACCTGCGCATCGTGTTTTCCGAAAATCGATTCCGATTTTCAGGCCGATGCGCTAGAGCATCATCCGGCCAACTCGTCCGGACCATCGAAACTACAACTGGAGCAAACGCATGCGCGCCCAGCCCAAAGCTTCGCACTATGTCAACGGCCGCTACATCGACGACGAGCGCGGGGCAGCGATCCCGGTCATCTATCCGGCAACCGGCGAGACCATCGCCGAGTTGCGGTCGGCGACGCCCAACATCGTCGAGCTGGCGGTCGAAGCGGCGCGCGAGGCGCAGCCGGCCTGGGCGCGGCTGAAGCCGGTCGAGCGTGGCCGGATCCTGCGCCGTGCCGCCGACATACTGCGTGCCCGCAACGAGGAACTGTCGCGCATCGAGACGCTCGACACCGGCAAGGCGATACAGGAGACGCTGGTGGCCGACGCAGCCTCAGCCGCCGATTGTCTTGAGTACTTCGCCGGTGCGGTCGCTGCCTTCAACGGCGACTATGTCGATCTCGGCGGCCCCTTCGCCTACACCAAGCGCGAGGCGCTCGGCGTCTGCGTCGGCATCGGCGCCTGGAACTATCCGATCCAGATCGCCGGCTGGAAGTCGGCCCCGGCGCTCGCCATGGGCAACGCCATGGTGTTCAAGCCGTCCGAGAACACCCCGCTGTCGGCGCTGGCGCTGGCCGAGATCTACACCGAGGCCGGCCTCCCCGATGGCTTGTTCAACGTCGTCCAGGGTTATGGCGATGTTGGCGCAGCACTTGCCGCCCATCCCATCGTCGACAAGATCTCGCTCACCGGTTCGGTGCCGACGGGCAAGAAGGTGCTGTCGCTCGCCGGCTCGCACATGAAGCACGCGACGATGGAACTCGGCGGCAAGTCGCCGATCATCGTCTTCGACGACGCCGATCTCGAAAACGCCGTTGGCGGTGCCATGCTCGGCAATTTCTACTCGACCGGTCAGGTCTGCTCCAACGGCACCCGCGTGTTTGTCCAGAAGGGCCTGCACGACCGCTTCGTCGAGCGTCTGGTCGAACGTACCAAGTCGATCCGCATCGGCGACCCGCTCGACCCTGAAACACAGATGGGCCCACTGGTCAGCAAGGCCCAGCACGACAAGGTTCTTGATTACATCGCCGTCGGCCAGCGCGAGGGCGCCGAGCTCCGCTGCGGTGGCGGGGTGCCGTCGCTGCAAGGTTTCGAGGGTGGCAACTTCGTCGAGCCGACCGTGTTCACTGGCGTCACCGACACCATGCGCATCGCCCGCGAGGAGATCTTCGGCCCTGTCATGAGCGTGCTGTCCTTCGACAGCGAAGAAGAGGTGATCACCCGGGCCAACGACACCGAGTTCGGCCTCGCCGCCGGCGTGTTCACCAAGGATATCATGCGCGGCCATCGCGTCATCGGCGAGCTCAAGGCCGGCACCTGCTGGATCAACGCCTACAATCTGACGCCGGTCGAAATCCCCTTCGGCGGCGCCAAGCAATCGGGCATCGGCCGCGAGAACTCGCTCGCCGCCCTGTCGCACTATTCGCAGCTGAAGACTGTCTATGTCGAGACAGGCGACGTCGCGAGCCCGTACTGAACGGGCATCTCCTGAGAAGCAAAAGCCGGCCAATTGGCCGGCTTTTTTGTTGGTTCGGAGTCAGTGCGCGACATCCTCGGTCTTGTCGAGATATTGCGTCAGTGCGGTCACCAGATGGTAGAAGATGCTGGCCGGCACTTCCTTGGCCAGCGAGCGGCCGCGCTCGTCGATCTGGTCGATCCACAGTCCCTGCGGCGCGGGGTCGATATGCCAGCGAAACAGGCGTCCGACACGCGCTTCGATCTCCGGCTTGAGGTCGGGGCCGCCGGTACCGTCGAGCGCGACGGCCGCCTTGATCGCTTCGGTCTGCGGCCAGCTGCGCGAGATGTTGTCGAGCGGCAGGCCCTGCCGTGACACTGCTCCATAAGCGAGCCCCGTCGCGCGGTTGAGGCCGTTGGCAACCGCCGAGGCATAGAGCTTGCGGCCGAAGGCAACCAGATCCTTCTGGCCGCTCTTGTCGGCGAAATCGACCAGCAGCGATGCCCATTCGAAATGATGGCCGGGCTCGGTCCACTGGCCCTTTTCGCCCGATGCAGGATGCCAGTCGCGGTCGAAGAACTCACCCAGCGTCCAGCTGTCGACGTCGAAGAAATGGCTGCGGAACAGATCGATGATGCGCGCTGCCCGCCTGAGATAGGCGCGGTCGCCCGTCACCGCGTGCCAGGCGAGAAACGCCTCCAGCAGATGCATATGCGGGTTGGACCGACGCACGCCCTCGCCGTCAGGGCTTTCCATGAAACCGGTCATGCGCTCGTCCTCGAGGTGCTTGTCGAGGAAGGCGAATGTTTCGGTGGCCAGCCCCAGCGCCTCGGCGTTGCCCGAACGATGGGCATGGGCCAGCGCCAGCAGAACGCAGGCGTGGTCGTAGGCGTCTTCAACCGGGTCCTGGACGCTGCCGTCAGGGTTCAGCGTCCGCACCCAGCCGCCGCGTTCGGTACGACCCTTGTCGGCCATGAAGCGTATGCCGTGATCGATGAGCTGATCGGCCCTGCCGTCCCAGCCACGCTGCTTGGCGACGGAGAAGGCGTAAACCTGCCGCGCCATGGTGCGCATGCGCTTTGGCTTGGCCAAAGGCCGCGCATCGAAGCCGAGCGCCTCGTGAAAACCGCCGAACTGCTCGTCGACGCCTGAAGTCGACCACAGCGGCAGCGTCTCTTCCATCAGCCAGTGCTGCACCCGCCTTCGCCAGGCGCCATTGGCGAGCACACGGCCATGCGCCGGCGTGAACTTCGTCTCCAGCCGACCGCTCTTCTCGAGCTGCTCGACGATCTTCTTGACGTTCTGGCTGTGACTGACAGGCGCAACGAAGGTCGCGTCGGACGTCGAGACGATGGCGACGTCCTTGAGGCCGATTGCCGAAAGCAGGCGCCCTTCGCCGCGCAGGTAGGAGTTCTCGCAATCGATGGCGACGACATCGCCGACAATGACATTGCCGTTCTTGTCGGAGGGACTGACATCGAGCAGCGACTGCCAAGACCCCAGGTCGTTCCAACGGAAACTCGCCGGCACCATGGCGATGCCGCTGGTGCGCTCCATGATGGCATAGTCGATCGAGTTGGAGGGAATGTCCTGATAGAGATCCAGCGGCATGTAGACGCCGGATAGATCGCTGGTCTGTGCCTGAAAGGCTGCTTCGGCCTTCTGCCAGATCTCGGGCTGGTGCTTGAGGAAGGCGTCGCGCATGGCGCTCGCCTTGAACAGGAAGATGCCGGCGTTCCAGAAGAAGTTGCCGGCAGCGAGATAGGCTTCGGCGGTCGCCAGATCCGGCTTTTCGACAAAGCGGGTTACGTCTGCGACGTCGCCAGCTTCGCCACCAACCTCGATGTAGCCGTAGCCGGTCTCCGGCGTCGCCGGCTTTATGCCGAAGACGACAAGGCGCCCGGCATTGGCCGCAGGGACACCCCGCTCGACCGTGTCCCAGAACTGGCGCTGGGTCGAGATTTCGTGGTCCGAAGGCACCACCAGCACGATGCCGTCGCCATAGGCCTTGATCGTCTGCAACGCCGCGATTGCAACGGCTGCCGCCGTGTTGCGGCCCGTCGGCTCGAAGATTGCGCCGCCGCCGGCAAGATCGATCGCTGCGAGATCGGCCCGCACCCGTTCGGCATGGCGCTCCGATGCGATCAAATAGATCGGGGTTTCGCCGTCGTCGCGCGCGGCAAGCCGCTTCAGCGTCTTGACCAGCATCGAGCCATCGCCCGACAGATCGTGGAACTGCTTGGGGTTGTCCTCGCGGGACAGCGGCCAGAGCCGGGAGCCGACGCCTCCGCTCATGACAAAACTGACGATCCTCTCGGCCATGCCCACTCCCCTCAGAAGGTCTGGTTGTAGGCGCCGACGGACGGATTGCGCCTCAACACAGCGTCAACCGCCTCGAACATCTCACGCCGACGCTCGGACGACACCGGGCTTTCCACCACCACGACCAGTTCCGGCT
The nucleotide sequence above comes from Aminobacter aminovorans. Encoded proteins:
- a CDS encoding mannose-1-phosphate guanylyltransferase/mannose-6-phosphate isomerase, with translation MAERIVSFVMSGGVGSRLWPLSREDNPKQFHDLSGDGSMLVKTLKRLAARDDGETPIYLIASERHAERVRADLAAIDLAGGGAIFEPTGRNTAAAVAIAALQTIKAYGDGIVLVVPSDHEISTQRQFWDTVERGVPAANAGRLVVFGIKPATPETGYGYIEVGGEAGDVADVTRFVEKPDLATAEAYLAAGNFFWNAGIFLFKASAMRDAFLKHQPEIWQKAEAAFQAQTSDLSGVYMPLDLYQDIPSNSIDYAIMERTSGIAMVPASFRWNDLGSWQSLLDVSPSDKNGNVIVGDVVAIDCENSYLRGEGRLLSAIGLKDVAIVSTSDATFVAPVSHSQNVKKIVEQLEKSGRLETKFTPAHGRVLANGAWRRRVQHWLMEETLPLWSTSGVDEQFGGFHEALGFDARPLAKPKRMRTMARQVYAFSVAKQRGWDGRADQLIDHGIRFMADKGRTERGGWVRTLNPDGSVQDPVEDAYDHACVLLALAHAHRSGNAEALGLATETFAFLDKHLEDERMTGFMESPDGEGVRRSNPHMHLLEAFLAWHAVTGDRAYLRRAARIIDLFRSHFFDVDSWTLGEFFDRDWHPASGEKGQWTEPGHHFEWASLLVDFADKSGQKDLVAFGRKLYASAVANGLNRATGLAYGAVSRQGLPLDNISRSWPQTEAIKAAVALDGTGGPDLKPEIEARVGRLFRWHIDPAPQGLWIDQIDERGRSLAKEVPASIFYHLVTALTQYLDKTEDVAH